In Dromiciops gliroides isolate mDroGli1 chromosome 4, mDroGli1.pri, whole genome shotgun sequence, one DNA window encodes the following:
- the KCNN3 gene encoding small conductance calcium-activated potassium channel protein 3 isoform X4, whose translation MWLISITFLSIGYGDMVPHTYCGKGVCLLTGIMGAGCTALVVAVVARKLELTKAEKHVHNFMMDTQLTKRIKNAAANVLRETWLIYKHTKLLKKIDHAKVRKHQRKFLQAIHQLRSVKMEQRKLSDQANTLVDLSKMQNVMYDLITELNDRSEDLEKQIGSLESKLEQLTASFNSLPLLIADTLRQQQQQLLSAVIEARGVSVAVGTPHTPLSDSPIGVSSTSFPTPYTSSSSC comes from the exons ATGTGGCTTATCTCCATCACATTCCTTTCCATTGGGTATGGGGACATGGTTCCTCACACATACTGTGGAAAAGGTGTCTGTCTTCTCACTGGCATCATG GGTGCCGGCTGTACTGCGCTGGTGGTGGCTGTGGTCGCCAGAAAATTGGAACTCACCAAAGCCGAGAAGCACGTTCACAACTTCATGATGGACACTCAGCTCACAAAACGG ATAAAGAATGCTGCAGCGAATGTCCTTCGGGAAACGTGGCTTATCTATAAACACACCAAGCTGCTAAAAAAGATTGACCATGCCAAAGTCCGGAAACACCAGAGGAAGTTCCTCCAAGCTATCCACCA GCTGAGAAGCGTAAAGATGGAACAGAGAAAACTGAGTGATCAAGCCAACACCCTGGTAGACCTTTCCAAG ATGCAGAATGTCATGTATGACTTAATCACAGAGCTGAATGACCGGAGTGAAGACTTGGAAAAACAAATTGGCAGTCTGGAGTCTAAACTAGAACAACTCACTGCCAGCTTcaattcccttcccttgctcatTGCGGACACCTTGCgtcagcagcaacaacaactccTCTCAGCCGTCATCGAGGCTCGGGGAGTGAGTGTGGCAGTGGGGACCCCCCACACGCCACTCTCCGACAGCCCTATTGGGGTCAGCTCCACTTCTTTTCCCACCCCTTACACAAGCTCAAGCAGCTGCTAA